TGTAGATATTGATGTCTTTTCTCGTCGGTTCGTGAGTGATACCGTTCGGGTCATAGATTAAAGTACCACCCGGTTTTACCATACTTTCGAACTTGTCCATAGATTGTTGGTTCAAGACGATAGCGGTATCGTATTTCGTTAAGATCGGGGAGCTGATACGCTCGTCGCTCAGGATAACGGTCACGTTGGCAGTACCACCACGCATTTCAGGACCGTAAGAAGGCATCCAAGCAACTTCCTGATCTTGCATAATTCCGGAGTAAGCAAGAATCTTTCCCATAGAAAGAACTCCTTGTCCACCGAATCCTGCTATAATGATTTCTTCTGTCATAATTTTAGAGTTTATAAGGTTTATAAAGTTGTAAAGTTTATAAGGTAAGTACAGAGACTTTATGGACCTTATGTACTTTATGAACTTTATGAACTGATTAAATGTCTTTGATGTCTCCTAACGGGTATTTCGGGAACATGTTGTCTACCATCCATTTGTTGGCTTCTACCGGGGTTACTTTCCAACCGGAGTTACATGTACTAACGATTTCCACGAAAGAAGTTCCTTTGTCTTTCCGGGTATTCTCGAATGCCTTGCGGATAGCGGCTTTTGCTTTACGCACGTTAGCCGGGGTGTGAACTGACTGACGGGTTACGTAGCAAGTTCCATCCAATTGTGCAAGTAATTCGGTTAATTTCATCGGGAATCCGTTCAATTTAGCGTCACGTCCGTAAGGAGTGGTAGCGGTTACCTGTCCCAAAAGGGTGGTTGGTGCCATCTGTCCTCCGGTCATACCGTAGATTGCGTTGTTGATAAAGATTACCACGATGTTTTCACCACGGTTACAAGCGTGCATGATTTCCCCGCATCCGATAGATGCCAAGTCTCCATCACCTTGATAGGTGAACACGTAACGATCGGGATGAATACGGCTGATACCGGTTGCAACGGCCGGTGCACGTCCGTGTGCTGCCTCTGCCCAATCAATATCCAAATAGTTGTAAGCGAGTACGGAACATCCTACCGGAGAAACACCGATGGTTTTGTCTTGGATACCCATTTCTTCAATCACTTCCGCGATAATTTTGTGAACCACGCCATGGGAACATCCCGGACAGTAGTGCATCACGTTATCGGTAAGCACGGGAGTTTTCTTGTAAACAATATTCTCCTCTTTTATTATATCTTTTAATTCTACTGACATAGCTTATGCTCCTATAATTTGTTTTTCAAGTGCTTCAACGATCTCTTCCGGTGTCGGGATTACTCCTCCGAAACGTCCGAAGTGTTCTACCGGGATGTTATTGGCCACGTTCAAACGAACGTCTTCTACCATTTGACCGGCACTCATCTCTACAGTCAAGATACCTTTAACTTTCTTAGACAAGCGTGCAATTTCTTTCTTCGGGAAAGGATAAAGGGTAATCGGGCGAAGGATACCTACTTTGATTCCTTTTTCACGGCATAGTTGTACTGCTTTTTGGCAAATACGAGATGCTGATCCATAAGCCACAAATATGTATTCTGCGTCTTCACATTGAATTTCTTCGAAAAGAACGTCGTTTTCTTCCATCGCTTTGTATTTCTCTTGAAGTTTGTGGTTGAAAACCTCTTGTTTGTAAGAGTCTAGTTCCAAAGAAGTTACCGTGTTGTGAGAACGGTGTGCTTTCTTACCGGTTAAAGCCCAGCTATCAGACATCTTGTCGATTTCTTCTTGTGTCCAGCGGGGTTTATATTCGCTCAATTGAACTTTTTCCATCATCTGTCCGATAACACCATCGGCAAGGATCATGGCCGGGTTACGATATTTGAATGCCAAGTCAAAACCAAGTCCTACGAAATCGTTCATTTCTTGAACGGAAGCGGGAGCAAGTACGATCAAGTGATAGTCACCATGACCACCACCTTTGGTTGCCTGGAAATAGTCACTTTGTGCCGGTTGGATGGTTCCCAATCCTGGGCCTCCACGTACTACATCGATCACCAAGCAGGGAAGTTCTGCTCCTGCCAAGTAGGTTAAACCTTCTTGCATCAACGAGATACCGGGGCTAGATGATGATGTCATTGCCTTTTTACCGCAAGCAGCGGCACCGTATACCATGTTGATAGAGGCCAATTCACTTTCGGCCTGCAATACGACCATTCCTGTTTCCTCCCACGGTTTGCGTAACATGAGAGTCTCCATGACTTCGGATTGCGGGGTAATAGGGTAACCATAATAAGCATCACATCCACAACGGATAGCAGCTTCGGCTAATACCTCGTTCCCTTTCATTAATTTTACTTCTGCCATTTTCGGTAGTTTTTATTCTTATTGTACATTCATTTTGTAAACGGTGATCACCGCATCCGGGCATACCAACGCACAGCTGGCACATCCAATACATGCTTCCGGGTTTACCATCTCGGAGTAGTGGTATCCTTTTCCATTTACCTCTTTCGCCAAGTCGAGAGTTTTGGTAGGACACGCGACCACGCAAAGGTTACATCCTTTGCATTTTTCTTTGTCAACGACGACAGCGCCTCTAAATTTTGCCATAATTGAATTGATTATGATTTATAAATAAATTCTCTTTTTGCCTTATATTTTGTAACACATTTACGGGATAAAATTACAAACTTAAATTGAATCATGAAATAGTTTCCCTGTATTTTAACATTGTTTTACTTTCATGTTAAGGCCATTCCGCTGGAGCTTTTCCCGATTCAATTTCAGTAAATTGAAAACTCGAAGTTGAAAATTGAAAATGAGATTTTTGCAAGACATTTTCAATTTTCAATTCTCCATTTTCAATTATTTCGTGTGATCTGCCGCGAATCGTTTTAAACGTTCTTCCAGTTCCGGCATCCGGTGGAGTCCGGTTTGAGAAACGCAAGCACGGAGACCTTGTTTCTTGGAACCCGTGTCACGCAACGGGATCGCTGATATGCCGTAATACAGGATTTCTTTCGTGAGGTCACCACCCGTGAATCCCGGGTAGATGATCGTGAAATAGAACCCGTCGGCGATAGGTTCTTCCAAATCCCGGTCATACACGATCTCGAAACCGTATTTGGTGAACAGCTCTTTCATGGCGTGGGCTCTCTCCGCGTATTCCCGTACCCCATCGAGGATGTTGATACGTCCCTCGTTGGCGGCTTTCAAGATGGCGGCCATGGCGTATTGGCAGGAATGAGTCGTTCCGGATGATAACGTGTAAATGATCCGGTTCACGATGGTGTAACCTAACGTACCCATTCCCCCGAAACGATCGTGCAGGTTGTCGTATTTCCGGTTGTATAAAGCGTCAGAAATACACATGATTCCCAAACGTTGCCCGGCGTAACTAAATAGTTTGGAACCGGAGATCATGACGATGTAGTTATCCGTGTATTTACCAACTGAGGGTTGGAACGGGGCTTTACCCGGTACGGAAAGATCCCGACGGAAGTCCATGGCGAAGTAGGCCAAGTCTTCCAGCACGATCACGTCATATTTGGTGGCCAGTTCCCCGACGATTTTCAATTCCTCGTCCGTGAAACATATCCAAGCCGGGTTATTCGGGTTGCTGTACAGGATGGCAGCGATATTTCCCTTGGAAAGATGTTCTTCCAGTTTCTCCCGTAATTTTTCGCCCCTGTAATTATAAACGTCAAATGACTCGAACGGTTTTCCGATAACTTGCATTTGTGTTTTTTGAACGGGGAATCCCGGGTCGATGAAAAGAACGGTGTCTTTTCCTTTTTTACATTCCGTTACTGCCATGAAGGCGGCGAAACAGGCCTGCATGGAACCCACGGTCGGGATGATACCTTCCGGCTTGATGTCGATGTCCACGAAGTTCTTCACGAACTTGGAACCTTCTTCCTTGAATTCCTTGTGGCCTTCGAGCATCGGGTAGAATTGAGCGCATCCGGCACGTAGCGCCTCGATTTCGGCGTCGATACCTATTTTAGAAGGGGCAAGTCCGGGAACACCCATTTCCATACGGATGAATTTTTCCCCGCTTTCGGCTTCCACCATATTCACCACTTTCACGATGTCGCGTATCGTGGCATCTTCCATGTCACTGATCCCGCAGGCTGCCAGCTTCTGGTCAACGATCTTTTTGTCAATTAGATTATTTTGCATGACTACTTTATATGATTTATTCTATTTTTTCTCAGCATGTACGCGAGTTTAATAAAAAATTGTCATTATATATTCCGAAATCGTTTTAAATTTGAAGTGGAGTGTCTAATTTAGTTTGATTCTGAAATTGATTATTTTCTTTTTGCTTGTGTGCTGCAAGTGATTTGATATATCCTTGTTTAGAATACTTTTAGAGATGGAAATAATCGGGTTTTCCTATTGTAAAAGTCTGTTCTCAATGTTTTACTCTCTTTTTGTAGTCGTTGTTGCTCTATTGACAAAGGGTTATGCATGGGCGTTGAAAGGGTGATGAAAGGGAATAAGAAGATTATTATGGTTGTGTTTGTACGTTATTGCAATGGGTGAAGGATATCTGTGTGGTGGTGCATTTCGTGATTCTTAAATACATTCTTGGACACCCTCTTTCGAATCTGTTTTTGTTTTCGTAGTTTTGCAGTTGGATAATAGTAAAATTGAAATATTGAAGTGATCGTCATTTTCAATTTTCAATTTTCAATTTTCAATTGTTATGAATCTGGAATGGTACATTGCGCGTAGGTTGTTGAAAGGGGACGGCACGAAATCCGTGTCGGTGCCGATCGTAAAGATTGCGATTGTTGGGATCGCTTTGGGGTTGTGCGTGATGTTATTGTCGTTGTTTATTATCACGGGGTTTAAGTACGAGATCACCGAGAAATTGTCGGGTTTCACGGCTCATTTGAGCGTGGTGCCTTTTGTTCCCGGTTCGACGAGTGAGGGGGGAGTGGTCCGTGAATCGGAGAGTCTGGTGAAAGGCTTGAAAGAGGTGGAAGGTGTGAAGAACGTGTACGGGTATATCGAAAAGCCCGCAATTTTCAAGAGTAAAGAGGAGATTCACGGGGTGGTATTGAAAGGGATAGATGTGGGGTATGATGTTGTTTTTTTCAGGGAGAATCTGAAGGAGGGAAAAATGCCTGATTTTAAAACGGAACGGGCGTCAAATGAAATATTAATTTCTGCCTCCGTGGCGGATATGCTAGAAATCGGTGTCGGTGGAAAAGTCACGGCCCATTTCGTGCAGGACCCGCCGAGAGCGAGAGTGTTTACCGTTGCCGGAATTTACGACACGGGTTTCAAGGAGTATGATGACGTGATGGTGTTGGTTGATGAACGACATCTGGCGAAATTGAATGACTGGGGGCCGGGGGAGGTTTCCGGGATTGCTATCGAACTGGAGGATGTGGAGCGATTAAACGAGGTGGTAGAGGAGGTGGAAAGTGTCGTGTATGATGCGAGTGGAAATTACGAGGTACAGACGCTTGCCGACGTGGCTCCGCAAATTTTTGACTGGTTGGCGTTGTTGAACATGAACGTGTGGGTGATCCTGATTTTGATTGTCACGGTGGCCGGTTTTAATATGGTGTCGGGGTTATTGATTTTGATTCTGGATAAGACTACTTTGATCGGGATATTGAAAGCGTTAGGCTACAAAAATGTTTCTTTGCGAAAATTGTTCCTGTACATATCGGCAGGATTGATTATTAAAGGAATGTTATGGGGAAATGTGCTGGCCTTTGTTTTGGCAGGAATTCAGGCGATATTCCGTGTAATTCATCTTGATCCTGTGACGTATTATATGGACACGGTTCCAATTAATTTTAGTCTCGGATACGTGATATTATTGAATGTAGGAGTAATCGTGATAACCGTTTTAATGCTGATTGTCCCAACGATGCTGATTTCCAAGATTAGCCCGGTGAAGGCGATTAAATTCGAGTAAAGTTATGAGCGTGAAAAATGATATATATGCTATTAGAGATTCTCTGTTGGATTGGTTGAAGGAACACCGACATGGTGTGATGGGTACGGTAATTTTTCATCTCGTGCTTGCTATCTTTTTGGTTTGTGTCGGAATTTCACGTTTGGATTCGCAACAGAGGATGGAAATCGAGATTGATATGCCGGAACCGGAAATCGTTCAGCAAAAGCAAGAGGAGCAAAAAAAGAAGGAGCAAATTCTCCAACAAAGCGCTGACGAGGAGGTGAACGAGATGTTGCGTTCGTTGGCGGTGAACGAGGATGCCGTGAAGAAAAATGCTGAGACCCAGCCTCACGAACGAGTAGAAGAGTATATTGAACAGATCCAGGAGGAGATTGATAGTGATTACGGGGGACGTTACCGGGCGAATAAAAACAAGCATTACAAGGAGGATAGTATTCGTGTCCAGCGAGATAAGAAGGAACGGATGTTGGATTCACTCCAATCCACGGTTTACGTGGGGAAGAGTAGCGTGTCATATAATATAAAAGGGCGTTACAAGACTTATCTGCCGATTCCTGTTTATAAATGCGAGTTCGGTGGAAAAATCGTGGTTGCGGTAGTCGTGAATCGGCAAGGACGGGTTATTAAGGCTGAGGTGGTGGATGCGGAGTCGAATAAAGATGATTCTTTGCGTGAGGTGGCAGTAGATGCAGCCTTGAAGTCGGAATTTAACGTTGACGAGAAAGCCCCGGAACGACAGACGGGAACGATCACGTATAATTTTGTCAAACAATGACACGGTTTGTTTCTTCTATTTTTTCCCGCTTTTTCAGATTGTTATATCCCCGCACGTGCGTGGTGTGTGGTGATGTTTTGGTTGATGGTGAGCTTTTTTTGTGTTCAGCTTGTTTAAGCGGTTTGCCTTTGAACGAGGGTGTTGATGAGGAGGCGGACAAGGTGCTTGCGGATGATTTGGGAATCGAGCATTTATACTGGTTGTTCCGTTATGACCGGGCAAGTGATTTTCATAAATTAGTGTACGCTATCAAGTATCGTTCCAACCGGGAATTGGGCGTGTGGGCCGGGAAAATGTTGGGAGAACGGATGAAAGATGTCCGTGGGATTGATTGTATTATTCCCGTGCCGCTACATCCCGAACGGGAGAAGAAACGGGGATTTAATCAGGCTTTTCTGATTGGCACGGGGATTGCAAGTGTTTTAGGTGGACGGATCGAGCCGGAAGTGTTAAGGCGAGTGGTAAACACCCCTTCACAAACAGGTTTGGAACGGGGACAGCGGGCTGATAACGTGGTCGAGGCTTTCGAGCTGGGGAATACTACTCGGGTAGAGGGATGCCACGTGTTGCTGGTAGATGATGTCGTGACAAGTGGAGCCACGATCCGGGCGTGTATGATGGAATTGAGTAAAATCAAGGGAGTACGGGTAAGTGGTGCTTGTTTGGGAAAGTCCGGCAGCATCTAAAAAAACTTGAATCTTAAATCTAAAATTGAAAGGATTTTAGCTTTTTTTCCCTAGTTTTGTAAAGTTAATATTTTTGAGGACTATGAATAAATTTTTTTGGAACGGATTCTGTTTTGTCGCTATTATCGTGGCGTTGATTATATATGCCTGTGCAAACAGGGGTTACCCGCAGGGAGGAGAGAAGGACGTGACACCCCCTCAGGTTATCAAGGAGGTTCCGGAATCTTTTTCAACGAATTTCAAGGGAAAGCAGATCGATATTTATTTCGACGAATATGTTCAGTTAAAGGATATTAACAAGAAATTCGTGATGTCTCCCCCGATGAAGAAGAAAGCCCGGGTGAGCTTGCGGGGAAAATACGTGCGGGTGACGTTTCAGGATTCTTTGAAACCGAACACGACTTATACGCTGGACTTTGCCGACGCGATCGTGGATAATAACGAGGGAAACCCGCTCGGTTTCTATCGCTACGTGTTTTCCACGGGGCCGCAACTGGATTCGATGGAGCTAGGGGGACAGGTCATTGATATGCAAACGCAGTTGCCCGTGCTGGGTGCTACCGTGATGTTCTACCAGAATACCGCGGATTCCGTGGCGCTGACCGATTTGCCGAGTTACGTGGCTAAAACGGATAGTGCCGGAATGTTTCGGGTGACTAATATTAAGAATGATACCTATCGGGTAATGGCAATCGATGATGCGAGAGGAAATTATTTGTTTGTGCCTTCAGAGACAAAAGTGGGTTTCATTGATTCTTTGATTCAGACTATATCGTTCCCCACGACAGTTTATGATACGATTCATCCGGACACGACGGTTGTCGAGGGACGGAGAACGAAGAAGGGAATGGAGTTCAAAGTGGTGTCTAAAGACACGATTGTCCGGCGTGATTTTACCATGTTTGGACCTACAAACTTGTTTATCCCGATGTTTGACGAGGAAAAGACTCAATTGTATCTGGTTGATGAGGCTCGTAAGGAGCGGGAACGATTGGATTTTACTTTCAGTATACCTGCTGATAACCAGTTGAACGTGCGATTGTTAGGAGTACATCTGTTAGATAAGATTAATCAGGATGATTGGTATATCGAGGAACGTTCTGCCGGGAGGGATACGATTCAGTTGTGGATAAAGGACTCTTTGGTGTACAAGATCGATTCGCTCGTGGCAGAGGCCAGTTATTTGCGGACGGATTCGCTTGGTAAACGAGTGTTGCTTGCGGATACGATTAAATTCTATTACAAGGACAAACCGGAGCCCAAGGGTAAGCGTAAGAAGGAACAGGATTCCATTCCGGCAATTAAGTTTATGGAGATTAGTGCGGGTGTTGGTAGTACGGTGGATTTGAATAAGAACATCACACTGGAGTTTGATCGTCCGATCGTGGAGGAGGGGTTGAAGAATATCCAATTGTTGGAAATGGTGGATTCCGTTTTGACCCCGGTTGACTTTAACTTGAAACATGATAGTCTGAAAATTCGTAGGTATTACGTGGAGAAAGAATGGAAGCCGGAAACGGAATATCAGCTGTTGATCGATTCGATGGGTATATAT
The window above is part of the Butyricimonas paravirosa genome. Proteins encoded here:
- a CDS encoding 2-oxoacid:acceptor oxidoreductase family protein; the protein is MTEEIIIAGFGGQGVLSMGKILAYSGIMQDQEVAWMPSYGPEMRGGTANVTVILSDERISSPILTKYDTAIVLNQQSMDKFESMVKPGGTLIYDPNGITHEPTRKDINIYKIEGTAIAAEQGNPKVFNMIVLGGFLKVKPIVKLDNVEKGLQKSLPPRHHKMIPMNIEAIQTGMNSVEVVNQL
- a CDS encoding thiamine pyrophosphate-dependent enzyme, translating into MSVELKDIIKEENIVYKKTPVLTDNVMHYCPGCSHGVVHKIIAEVIEEMGIQDKTIGVSPVGCSVLAYNYLDIDWAEAAHGRAPAVATGISRIHPDRYVFTYQGDGDLASIGCGEIMHACNRGENIVVIFINNAIYGMTGGQMAPTTLLGQVTATTPYGRDAKLNGFPMKLTELLAQLDGTCYVTRQSVHTPANVRKAKAAIRKAFENTRKDKGTSFVEIVSTCNSGWKVTPVEANKWMVDNMFPKYPLGDIKDI
- a CDS encoding 3-methyl-2-oxobutanoate dehydrogenase subunit VorB codes for the protein MAEVKLMKGNEVLAEAAIRCGCDAYYGYPITPQSEVMETLMLRKPWEETGMVVLQAESELASINMVYGAAACGKKAMTSSSSPGISLMQEGLTYLAGAELPCLVIDVVRGGPGLGTIQPAQSDYFQATKGGGHGDYHLIVLAPASVQEMNDFVGLGFDLAFKYRNPAMILADGVIGQMMEKVQLSEYKPRWTQEEIDKMSDSWALTGKKAHRSHNTVTSLELDSYKQEVFNHKLQEKYKAMEENDVLFEEIQCEDAEYIFVAYGSASRICQKAVQLCREKGIKVGILRPITLYPFPKKEIARLSKKVKGILTVEMSAGQMVEDVRLNVANNIPVEHFGRFGGVIPTPEEIVEALEKQIIGA
- a CDS encoding 4Fe-4S binding protein, translated to MAKFRGAVVVDKEKCKGCNLCVVACPTKTLDLAKEVNGKGYHYSEMVNPEACIGCASCALVCPDAVITVYKMNVQ
- a CDS encoding pyridoxal phosphate-dependent aminotransferase, with the protein product MQNNLIDKKIVDQKLAACGISDMEDATIRDIVKVVNMVEAESGEKFIRMEMGVPGLAPSKIGIDAEIEALRAGCAQFYPMLEGHKEFKEEGSKFVKNFVDIDIKPEGIIPTVGSMQACFAAFMAVTECKKGKDTVLFIDPGFPVQKTQMQVIGKPFESFDVYNYRGEKLREKLEEHLSKGNIAAILYSNPNNPAWICFTDEELKIVGELATKYDVIVLEDLAYFAMDFRRDLSVPGKAPFQPSVGKYTDNYIVMISGSKLFSYAGQRLGIMCISDALYNRKYDNLHDRFGGMGTLGYTIVNRIIYTLSSGTTHSCQYAMAAILKAANEGRINILDGVREYAERAHAMKELFTKYGFEIVYDRDLEEPIADGFYFTIIYPGFTGGDLTKEILYYGISAIPLRDTGSKKQGLRACVSQTGLHRMPELEERLKRFAADHTK
- a CDS encoding ABC transporter permease codes for the protein MNLEWYIARRLLKGDGTKSVSVPIVKIAIVGIALGLCVMLLSLFIITGFKYEITEKLSGFTAHLSVVPFVPGSTSEGGVVRESESLVKGLKEVEGVKNVYGYIEKPAIFKSKEEIHGVVLKGIDVGYDVVFFRENLKEGKMPDFKTERASNEILISASVADMLEIGVGGKVTAHFVQDPPRARVFTVAGIYDTGFKEYDDVMVLVDERHLAKLNDWGPGEVSGIAIELEDVERLNEVVEEVESVVYDASGNYEVQTLADVAPQIFDWLALLNMNVWVILILIVTVAGFNMVSGLLILILDKTTLIGILKALGYKNVSLRKLFLYISAGLIIKGMLWGNVLAFVLAGIQAIFRVIHLDPVTYYMDTVPINFSLGYVILLNVGVIVITVLMLIVPTMLISKISPVKAIKFE
- a CDS encoding energy transducer TonB; translated protein: MSVKNDIYAIRDSLLDWLKEHRHGVMGTVIFHLVLAIFLVCVGISRLDSQQRMEIEIDMPEPEIVQQKQEEQKKKEQILQQSADEEVNEMLRSLAVNEDAVKKNAETQPHERVEEYIEQIQEEIDSDYGGRYRANKNKHYKEDSIRVQRDKKERMLDSLQSTVYVGKSSVSYNIKGRYKTYLPIPVYKCEFGGKIVVAVVVNRQGRVIKAEVVDAESNKDDSLREVAVDAALKSEFNVDEKAPERQTGTITYNFVKQ
- a CDS encoding ComF family protein yields the protein MTRFVSSIFSRFFRLLYPRTCVVCGDVLVDGELFLCSACLSGLPLNEGVDEEADKVLADDLGIEHLYWLFRYDRASDFHKLVYAIKYRSNRELGVWAGKMLGERMKDVRGIDCIIPVPLHPEREKKRGFNQAFLIGTGIASVLGGRIEPEVLRRVVNTPSQTGLERGQRADNVVEAFELGNTTRVEGCHVLLVDDVVTSGATIRACMMELSKIKGVRVSGACLGKSGSI
- a CDS encoding Ig-like domain-containing protein; the encoded protein is MNKFFWNGFCFVAIIVALIIYACANRGYPQGGEKDVTPPQVIKEVPESFSTNFKGKQIDIYFDEYVQLKDINKKFVMSPPMKKKARVSLRGKYVRVTFQDSLKPNTTYTLDFADAIVDNNEGNPLGFYRYVFSTGPQLDSMELGGQVIDMQTQLPVLGATVMFYQNTADSVALTDLPSYVAKTDSAGMFRVTNIKNDTYRVMAIDDARGNYLFVPSETKVGFIDSLIQTISFPTTVYDTIHPDTTVVEGRRTKKGMEFKVVSKDTIVRRDFTMFGPTNLFIPMFDEEKTQLYLVDEARKERERLDFTFSIPADNQLNVRLLGVHLLDKINQDDWYIEERSAGRDTIQLWIKDSLVYKIDSLVAEASYLRTDSLGKRVLLADTIKFYYKDKPEPKGKRKKEQDSIPAIKFMEISAGVGSTVDLNKNITLEFDRPIVEEGLKNIQLLEMVDSVLTPVDFNLKHDSLKIRRYYVEKEWKPETEYQLLIDSMGIYSIYGLYNNKLVKDFKTKAIEDYGNIIVNVKEATTPIILQLYQGDKEIKVLEERTIKGDGKVIFDYLGEGTYMIRAILDRNGNGKWDTGNYLKHLQPEEIKYLPAEIKLKKNFDVEQDFDMSKTYKREDPSKKKNTEGDKKRNRTNR